The following DNA comes from Novosphingobium sp. PP1Y.
TGTCAGTTCGGCTTCGCTCAGTTCGCGGGTCCAGCTGCGGGTTGCGTCCATCACCGCGTCGCGAAAGGCGCTGGACAGGCGGCTCTGCTCGACACCGATCTCGGCGAAGCGCTGGCGGGCCTCGCCTTCCAGCGCGACGCCGGCCAGCTCGAACTTGCGCAGGGCTATGTCGACGGCGCGGCAACCGGCATCGTCAGGCGCGGATTCGCGTACCGAAGGGGTGGCAATCGCACGGTAGAGATCCGCATCCTGACCCAGGGCCATGGCATAGCTGACAACGACCGGCTCCGCCTTGGCATGGGCTTCGCGCAGTTCGGGCGTCTCGGCCACCATCTTGAGATGGGATACGATGCCCCAGACATGGTCGAGCGCGGCATCGGCCAGTTCGCGCGCCATGAACACGTTCTGGAAATCGGGCGAAGGTTCGGCCTTGATCGCTGCCATTGCCGCCGTGTGATCGGCGATCGCCTGCTCTACCGCCGGGCCGACCTGCTCTGGGCGAACTTGCGAGAAGCGCGGCAGTTCGGCGGTGGGCAGCAGGGGATTGGCAGGATCGGACATTGCATTGGGCTCCTTCGCCGTTTCGGCGAACAGGTGTGGCGAGATCGGCCCCGCGCAGAACGCAGGGGGCCTTGCCCTGCCTAGATGTGCAGACTTGCCCGCAGTTGCAACGGTCAGGGGTGGCCCAAGCCGATCCCGGGCCTGTCCGCGCCGGGTGCATCGGCCGGATCGTCCGGCGCCTGCTCCTCGGGCAGCGCAATTTCGCACTCCGGCACGCGGAAGTAGCCGCGGTCCAGCGCCTGCGTGCCGAGCCGCTCGCTGGAGGTGAGGCTGACGAGCCAGGGCGAGGCCAGCAGTCCGAGAGTCAGCGGCGAGAGCCACAGCGCCGTCACCGGATCGATAAGCGCGGTTGCAGCGAAAAGCAGTCCGAGGCCGATATGCTCGCGCAAGTCGAGGATCACCTCGCGCACCGGGATGCGGCGCGCTTCGCGGGCCTGGGTGGTCCAGCCCGAAGGAATGCCGAGCAGGAGGCCGAGAACCGCCTTGGTCTGCGTCACCATCGTCACCGGCGCCATCAGGATCGCCAGCGGAACTTCAAGCGCCACGGACTTGAGGATTCCGCCGACACCGCCGAATGCCTTGCGCCGCCCGGCATCGGACAGCATCCAGATCGTGCCCATCAGCTTTGGCCCGAACAGCAGCAGCACCGTGAGCCACAGCACGCTGGGCGGAGCGGCGCCGACAAAGCCGTCGGTCCCGCGCGAGGCCGCCTGGGCGATGGCGGTAAGAATCAGCAGGAACCAGCCGGGCGAGGTAAGATAGGCCGAAGCGCCGATCAGCAGGTGGAGGCGGCTCGCCCAGTTGAGGCCCGAAGCGTCGAGCAGGCGCAGGTGCTGCAGGTTGCCCTGCATCCAGCGCCGGTCGCGAATGGCATGGTCGACGACGGTCGGCGGGAATTCCTCGTAGCTGCCGCCGATCATGACCATGTGCACGGCCCACCCGCGCCGCCGCAATAGCGCCGATTCCACCATGTCGTGGCTGAGGATGTGACCGCCGAAGGGAGGCTTGCCGGGCAACTCAGGCAAGCCGCAACTCTCGGCAAAGGCGCGGGTGCGAACGATGGCGTTGTGGCCCCAGAAGTTCGCCTCCGATCCCGACCACCAGAGCAGGCCGGCCGACGAAATCGGACCATAGGCCTCGCTGGCGAACTGCATCCAGCGCTGGAACAGGGTTCGGGCATTGATGATCATCGGCACGGTCTGGAGCAGGCCGATCGATGGCCGTTCCTCCATGATCGCGGCCATGCCGACGATGGCATCGCCGCTCATCAGCGAATCCGCGTCGAGGATGAGCATGTTCTCATAGGCCGCGCCGAAGCGCTGGACCCATTCGGCGATATTGCCCGGCTTGCGCGCGATGTTCTTCTCGCGCCTGCGGTAATAGACCTTGATCTGCGCCTCGGCCGCCACTTCGCGCCACACGGCCAGCTCGCGCTTGCCGTGCAGTTCGTTCGAATCGCTGAGCACGAAGAAGTCGATCCACTTGCCCCCGCCGGCCTCGTGAATCGACTGTGCCATGGCCCGTACCCGGCCGAACGTCGCCTCGACGCTTTCGTTGTAGACCGGCATGAGCACGGCGGTGCGGTGGCGAAGCGAGGATGCCGGGCTGGGAATCGCGGTGAAGCCGGGATGCTCGCCGCTGATCAGCTTGAGAAAGCCGAATGCCGAGCTGACGAAGCCGAAAGCGATCCAGCAGAACAGCGGCACGAAGAACAGCAGCAGCACGATCTCGAACGGATCGAGACCGTCGCGCGAGAAGGTGAAGCGCAGTTCGCTCGATGCGGCGAGGCCGATGACCCCGGTCAGTGCAATCAGGAGCAGACGCTTGACGACCAGCCCATGCGGACGGGTTTCGACCTCGATCGAGCCGGGAGGATTGCCGTGCAGCCGCTGGACCGGCATTTCCAGCGGCGCTTCCTCGGGAAGCTCGCGCAAGGATGACGTCATGACTTCAGCACCTTTATCACAGTCTCGCTGAGCGCGGCATCGCCGTGCTTGAGGTAGAGCCGGAATTCCTTCTGGGCTGTTGCGCCGGGGCGCACGTCCAGCATCGCCCGCCAGCGGTTCTCCTGGCCGACCACGGGGTAGGCATGCGCGGAAATCAGCGCCTCGGCAGGCAGGTTGGTCGCCGCTTCCACGCCGCTGGAACGATCCAGCCCGGCCAGACCGGGCCCGACAAAGTCGAACACGAACTTGCGTCCGCCCTCGATAGCCGCAGCTCCGGGAATGCCCGCCGGTCCTTCGAACAGGTCGACGCAGCGCGCGGCAGCATCGGCGCTGGGATCGTTCGAGGTCCAGGTCAGGCGATAGGCCACATCGCGGCTGCCGCC
Coding sequences within:
- the mdoH gene encoding glucans biosynthesis glucosyltransferase MdoH translates to MTSSLRELPEEAPLEMPVQRLHGNPPGSIEVETRPHGLVVKRLLLIALTGVIGLAASSELRFTFSRDGLDPFEIVLLLFFVPLFCWIAFGFVSSAFGFLKLISGEHPGFTAIPSPASSLRHRTAVLMPVYNESVEATFGRVRAMAQSIHEAGGGKWIDFFVLSDSNELHGKRELAVWREVAAEAQIKVYYRRREKNIARKPGNIAEWVQRFGAAYENMLILDADSLMSGDAIVGMAAIMEERPSIGLLQTVPMIINARTLFQRWMQFASEAYGPISSAGLLWWSGSEANFWGHNAIVRTRAFAESCGLPELPGKPPFGGHILSHDMVESALLRRRGWAVHMVMIGGSYEEFPPTVVDHAIRDRRWMQGNLQHLRLLDASGLNWASRLHLLIGASAYLTSPGWFLLILTAIAQAASRGTDGFVGAAPPSVLWLTVLLLFGPKLMGTIWMLSDAGRRKAFGGVGGILKSVALEVPLAILMAPVTMVTQTKAVLGLLLGIPSGWTTQAREARRIPVREVILDLREHIGLGLLFAATALIDPVTALWLSPLTLGLLASPWLVSLTSSERLGTQALDRGYFRVPECEIALPEEQAPDDPADAPGADRPGIGLGHP